A genomic stretch from Candidatus Binataceae bacterium includes:
- a CDS encoding UGSC family (seleno)protein yields the protein MTRIVDPTDERAPLSRTLAQRPRELRGVAALLDIAKPRGDVLLDRIEQRLAERAPGITLKRYRKPTFAKPAPDDLRRRIAEESDFVIEALADUGSCTTCSVHDSVWFEVNGKPSVVVASSTFVDAAEAQARALGLPEVRRIFVPHPIQDATDDEMRAKADAIVEGLIEALTS from the coding sequence ATGACTCGAATCGTTGACCCGACCGACGAACGCGCACCGCTAAGCCGCACGCTCGCGCAGCGTCCGCGGGAGTTGCGCGGCGTGGCGGCGCTGCTCGATATCGCCAAGCCGCGCGGTGACGTCCTGCTCGACCGGATCGAGCAGCGGCTCGCCGAGCGCGCGCCCGGCATTACGCTTAAGCGCTATCGCAAACCGACTTTCGCCAAGCCGGCGCCCGACGACTTGCGCCGCAGGATCGCCGAGGAGAGCGACTTCGTCATCGAAGCGCTCGCCGATTGAGGGTCGTGTACAACGTGCAGTGTGCACGACTCCGTCTGGTTTGAAGTGAACGGCAAGCCTTCGGTGGTGGTGGCGTCGTCGACGTTCGTCGATGCGGCCGAGGCGCAGGCGCGCGCGCTCGGATTGCCGGAGGTCCGGCGCATCTTCGTGCCACATCCGATCCAGGACGCGACCGACGATGAAATGCGGGCCAAGGCCGACGCGATCGTCGAGGGGCTGATCGAGGCGCTGACGAGCTAG
- the waaF gene encoding lipopolysaccharide heptosyltransferase II, translated as MARSKPQLFDTADPESNLPPALEAEWSSEGGLPPAPNLRPLLAPRPHRIIVKAVNWLGDLVMSGPALHAIHDAFPGAHLAVLVRSELASFFDGAMWVNEVIRYRVRGGLTGLGDQLSIIRRIRAGHFDLAVVFPNSFRSAMWMAMAGVLRRAGYAGDRRSFMLTHKVAPRAEVENAHQVHHWLTMVAETIGAKGDAEAYHLDVNQQSRERIRAWLANRRLRPERRLIALAPVAAYGPAKEWPVERYAALIDLLAERHGAECVLVGGIDDRTRCLEIAQRCKNAVLVAAAETTVGELIALLSLCHGFVGNDSGCMHLAGALGVPSVAIFGSTNPRRTGPLGAHCTVIYRGLECSPCLERTCRFGHYNCLRDIAAEEAAGALEAYEIFA; from the coding sequence ATGGCGAGGAGCAAGCCGCAGCTATTCGATACGGCCGATCCCGAATCAAACCTGCCGCCGGCGCTGGAGGCCGAGTGGTCGTCGGAAGGCGGGCTCCCGCCGGCGCCCAATCTGCGCCCGTTGCTTGCCCCGCGGCCTCATCGAATCATCGTCAAGGCGGTCAACTGGCTCGGCGACCTCGTGATGAGCGGGCCGGCTCTGCACGCGATTCACGACGCGTTTCCCGGCGCGCATCTCGCCGTGCTCGTGCGCAGCGAGCTTGCCAGCTTCTTCGACGGCGCGATGTGGGTCAACGAGGTTATTCGGTATCGGGTGCGCGGCGGCTTGACCGGGCTTGGCGACCAGCTTTCGATAATCAGGCGGATTCGCGCCGGGCACTTCGATCTCGCGGTGGTTTTTCCCAACAGCTTCCGCTCGGCGATGTGGATGGCGATGGCCGGAGTGCTGCGGCGCGCCGGCTATGCGGGCGACCGCCGCAGCTTCATGCTGACCCACAAGGTCGCGCCGCGCGCCGAGGTCGAGAACGCACACCAGGTCCATCACTGGCTCACGATGGTCGCTGAGACGATTGGCGCGAAGGGCGACGCCGAGGCCTACCATCTCGACGTCAACCAGCAGAGCCGCGAGCGGATACGCGCGTGGCTCGCCAACCGCCGCTTGCGCCCGGAGCGCCGGTTGATCGCGCTTGCGCCCGTGGCGGCCTACGGGCCGGCCAAGGAATGGCCGGTTGAGCGCTACGCCGCGCTGATCGATCTTTTGGCTGAGCGGCATGGCGCGGAATGCGTGCTGGTCGGCGGGATCGACGATCGCACCCGGTGCCTGGAGATCGCGCAGCGGTGCAAAAACGCCGTGCTCGTCGCCGCCGCCGAGACGACCGTGGGCGAACTTATCGCGCTGCTCTCACTGTGCCACGGCTTTGTCGGCAACGACTCCGGATGCATGCATCTGGCGGGCGCTTTGGGCGTGCCGAGCGTGGCGATCTTCGGCTCGACTAATCCGCGGCGCACCGGCCCGCTGGGCGCGCATTGCACCGTCATCTATCGCGGGCTCGAGTGCAGTCCTTGTCTGGAGCGCACCTGCCGGTTCGGACACTACAACTGCCTGCGCGACATCGCTGCCGAGGAAGCCGCCGGGGCGCTCGAGGCGTACGAGATTTTCGCCTGA
- the lpxD gene encoding UDP-3-O-(3-hydroxymyristoyl)glucosamine N-acyltransferase produces MKLKELASRLGLALRGNGEAEIVSPAPLEAAAPGTIIFVAAPKYLDALRTTAASCAIVPAELADAAPCAVLLSDSPYSDFARVLEIFFPPYRPTSGIDPTARVASGAKLGEGASVGAYSVIGPDVTIGRDAVIHPHVTIYPGVRAGDGLVCHSGASIRENVTIGNRVTILNGAVIGAEGFGFVEHAGGLVRIPQVGSVSIEDDVEIGALTTIDRATMGATVIRRGAKLDNHVHIGHNCEVGEYSRFSAQVGLSGSVKIGRWCQFGGQVGVADHARIGDRVRVVAQSGIPHDLPDEATVGGTPAVDVRIWRRMAAIVPRLPAAMRRLRAIEERLGLRATHEEQREN; encoded by the coding sequence ATGAAACTTAAGGAACTCGCGTCGAGGCTGGGGCTCGCCCTGCGCGGCAACGGCGAGGCCGAAATAGTGTCGCCGGCGCCGCTGGAAGCCGCCGCACCGGGGACGATCATTTTCGTCGCCGCACCCAAGTATCTCGACGCGTTGCGCACCACCGCCGCCTCCTGTGCAATCGTGCCCGCGGAACTGGCTGACGCCGCCCCATGCGCCGTGCTTCTGAGCGACAGTCCCTATTCCGACTTTGCCCGTGTGCTGGAGATTTTTTTTCCCCCGTACCGGCCCACCTCGGGAATCGATCCGACGGCACGCGTCGCATCCGGCGCGAAGCTGGGCGAAGGCGCCTCGGTGGGGGCCTACTCGGTGATCGGCCCCGACGTGACGATTGGCCGCGACGCCGTCATTCACCCGCACGTCACGATCTACCCGGGGGTGCGCGCCGGAGACGGTCTGGTTTGCCACAGCGGCGCCTCGATCCGCGAGAATGTGACGATCGGCAATCGGGTGACGATTCTCAACGGCGCGGTAATCGGTGCCGAGGGGTTCGGCTTCGTCGAGCACGCGGGCGGCCTGGTGCGGATTCCACAGGTCGGCTCGGTGTCGATCGAAGACGACGTCGAGATCGGTGCGCTCACGACGATCGATCGTGCGACGATGGGCGCTACCGTGATTCGCCGCGGGGCCAAGCTCGACAACCACGTGCACATCGGCCACAACTGCGAGGTCGGCGAGTATTCGCGCTTCTCCGCACAGGTCGGCCTCTCGGGCTCGGTCAAGATCGGACGCTGGTGCCAGTTCGGCGGACAGGTTGGCGTGGCCGACCATGCGCGGATCGGCGACCGCGTACGCGTGGTCGCGCAGTCGGGAATCCCGCACGATCTTCCCGATGAAGCCACGGTCGGCGGCACGCCGGCCGTCGACGTGCGCATCTGGCGGCGGATGGCCGCGATTGTCCCGCGGCTTCCGGCAGCGATGCGCCGGCTGCGCGCGATCGAGGAGCGCCTGGGGTTGCGCGCAACGCATGAGGAGCAACGAGAAAATTGA
- a CDS encoding TolC family protein, whose protein sequence is MSRKIFSVMILMLPALARQASPLLAQTPPMPAAMPTAAASGLAVGVPKLPPIATPRNQQVIPVPAPLAPDLVAPSSQTAPFEHGASVLSLPATLSGQMSPTEQVAPESIISQSFLRTRDDTVRGLSLKEAIYIGLENNPNIKVAELDPLASQESVKIANGAFDPSLTGEGDTMKSVVPVSSPFQVTGSRAFTNKLYDWNFGLNKVSALTNGTMGLTFDNERAYSNSSFSSINPSYVPQLALSVSQPLLRNFGWNFATLDVRIAESSQKESQWNMLQNVEDFVLRIGADYWNVVLAEENLQVAEYALRLNSDLVRQNRISLQVGTLAPIDLQEAQSAEATSAANVYTAQAAQRAARAALRQDVMMNPASTFVPQEIEPTDKPNPAHEPSPNEEVALETAIQYRPSLEGMREAIRGALMQVKFSENQTLPQLNLGAQFGLNSTAGTSHCIRNFSNLLGGNCAATPLVPGSGTKLPFGGIYGDALNRLFGFSFYNYAAVLNFAYPIDNAAPRAVLAQTRVQYESLRMQYRAAISTAVVAVQTALANLVADQKRVQATREATYYAAEALHDEEIRFKVGMATTHDLLQFQEQLIAAQGNQVQAEVDLEDARLALEHEQGTLLRAFQIDFKLQDPHRSPWYSKF, encoded by the coding sequence ATGTCGCGCAAGATATTTTCCGTCATGATCCTGATGCTGCCGGCGCTGGCGCGCCAGGCCTCGCCGCTGCTCGCGCAGACCCCGCCGATGCCGGCCGCGATGCCGACCGCGGCGGCTTCGGGACTTGCCGTCGGCGTGCCCAAGCTGCCGCCGATCGCGACCCCGCGCAACCAGCAGGTCATCCCGGTGCCGGCGCCGTTGGCGCCCGATCTGGTCGCGCCGTCAAGCCAGACCGCGCCCTTCGAGCACGGCGCGTCCGTGCTTTCGCTGCCCGCGACCCTAAGCGGCCAGATGTCGCCGACCGAGCAGGTGGCGCCCGAGAGCATCATCAGCCAGTCCTTCCTGCGCACGCGCGACGACACGGTGCGGGGGCTTTCGCTCAAGGAGGCGATTTATATCGGACTCGAGAACAATCCCAACATCAAGGTCGCCGAACTCGATCCGCTGGCCAGCCAGGAGTCGGTCAAGATCGCCAACGGCGCGTTCGATCCGTCGCTCACGGGCGAGGGCGACACAATGAAGAGCGTGGTGCCGGTCAGTTCGCCGTTCCAGGTGACGGGCAGCCGCGCGTTCACCAACAAGCTGTACGACTGGAACTTCGGGCTTAACAAGGTATCGGCGCTGACCAACGGCACCATGGGACTGACGTTCGACAACGAGCGCGCGTACTCCAATTCGAGCTTCTCATCGATCAATCCGTCCTACGTTCCGCAACTCGCATTGTCGGTCTCGCAGCCGCTTTTGCGCAACTTCGGCTGGAACTTTGCCACCCTTGACGTACGCATCGCCGAGTCCTCGCAAAAGGAATCGCAGTGGAACATGCTCCAGAACGTCGAGGACTTCGTGCTCCGCATCGGCGCTGACTACTGGAACGTCGTGCTCGCGGAGGAGAACCTGCAGGTGGCCGAGTACGCGCTCAGGCTGAACAGCGATCTCGTGCGCCAGAACCGGATTTCGCTCCAGGTCGGCACGCTCGCTCCGATCGATCTGCAGGAGGCGCAATCGGCCGAGGCCACCTCGGCGGCCAACGTTTACACCGCGCAGGCGGCGCAGCGGGCCGCGCGCGCGGCGCTGCGCCAGGACGTGATGATGAATCCGGCATCGACCTTCGTGCCGCAGGAGATCGAGCCCACCGACAAGCCCAACCCGGCGCACGAGCCGAGCCCCAATGAAGAGGTCGCGCTGGAGACCGCCATCCAGTATCGGCCATCGCTCGAGGGGATGCGCGAAGCGATCCGCGGCGCGCTGATGCAGGTGAAGTTTTCGGAAAACCAGACCCTACCCCAGCTCAACCTGGGCGCGCAGTTCGGGCTCAACTCGACCGCCGGAACCTCGCATTGCATCCGCAACTTCAGCAATCTGCTCGGCGGCAACTGCGCGGCGACGCCGCTCGTCCCGGGTTCCGGGACCAAGCTGCCCTTCGGCGGAATCTACGGCGACGCGCTCAATCGGCTCTTCGGCTTCAGCTTTTACAACTACGCGGCGGTGCTGAACTTCGCCTATCCGATCGACAACGCCGCCCCGCGCGCCGTGCTAGCGCAGACCCGCGTCCAGTACGAATCGCTCAGGATGCAGTACCGCGCGGCGATCTCGACCGCGGTGGTGGCGGTGCAGACGGCGCTCGCCAATCTGGTGGCGGACCAGAAGCGTGTGCAGGCGACCCGCGAAGCGACCTACTACGCGGCGGAGGCGCTGCACGACGAGGAGATCAGGTTCAAGGTCGGGATGGCGACGACGCACGACCTGCTGCAGTTCCAGGAACAGTTGATCGCGGCGCAGGGCAACCAGGTGCAGGCCGAGGTCGATCTCGAGGACGCTCGGCTTGCGCTCGAACACGAGCAGGGTACGCTGCTGCGCGCCTTTCAAATCGACTTCAAGCTCCAGGACCCGCATCGTTCGCCCTGGTACTCGAAGTTCTAA
- a CDS encoding RidA family protein: MEKKFINPGAIHTPHGYTHVVEVRDGRLLFVSGQVAIDKDGQIVGKGDLKAQARKAAENLVAALEGAGASLADVIKMNTYVVNYKQDDYRAINDMRREFFPKENPPASTLIGVAALAVDGLLVEIEAVAALP; the protein is encoded by the coding sequence ATGGAAAAGAAATTCATCAATCCCGGCGCGATTCACACGCCCCACGGTTATACCCATGTCGTCGAGGTGCGTGACGGCCGCCTGCTGTTCGTTTCGGGCCAGGTGGCGATCGACAAGGACGGCCAGATCGTCGGCAAGGGCGATTTGAAGGCGCAGGCGCGCAAGGCCGCGGAGAACCTGGTCGCGGCGCTCGAGGGCGCCGGCGCCTCGCTCGCCGACGTGATCAAGATGAACACCTACGTCGTCAACTACAAGCAGGACGACTATCGCGCGATTAACGACATGCGGCGCGAATTTTTTCCCAAGGAGAATCCGCCCGCGTCCACGCTTATCGGCGTGGCGGCGCTGGCGGTGGATGGTTTGCTGGTCGAGATCGAGGCGGTGGCCGCATTGCCTTAG
- a CDS encoding Hpt domain-containing protein, which produces MGCDAHVTKPVKRSTLLKAIRDTVEPAAQEAPSPALAAGKSAEDAPAACAERIVVQVDQDLSDLVPGFLNRKSEDARALLAAAERRDAQAIATLGHKLKGEGGSYGLDAVTDIGRGLEQAGKQQDFEEAARLARELANFLERLEIVYRPAEE; this is translated from the coding sequence ATGGGGTGCGACGCCCATGTGACCAAGCCGGTAAAGCGCTCGACCTTGCTAAAGGCCATCCGCGACACCGTCGAGCCGGCGGCGCAGGAAGCGCCGTCCCCCGCACTGGCGGCCGGCAAGAGCGCGGAGGACGCTCCCGCGGCCTGCGCGGAACGTATTGTAGTTCAGGTCGATCAGGATTTGAGCGACCTGGTTCCGGGCTTTCTCAACCGCAAGAGTGAAGATGCCCGCGCGCTGCTGGCCGCGGCCGAGCGTCGCGACGCTCAAGCGATCGCCACGCTCGGCCACAAGCTGAAAGGCGAAGGCGGAAGCTACGGACTCGACGCGGTAACCGACATCGGCCGCGGTCTCGAACAGGCGGGCAAGCAGCAGGATTTCGAGGAGGCCGCGCGGCTCGCCCGCGAACTCGCGAATTTCCTCGAGCGGCTGGAGATAGTCTATCGCCCGGCCGAGGAGTGA
- a CDS encoding PAS domain S-box protein, with the protein MAGFEILYLVADFFIPPPLKLADAVLHAAAVGLTLCVFALTYLRWFERHWRLVCLANLIAIHALTLKLRLLTGDLVPLTITLTFTLIGTGALLEWSARWQAGLSVVALATAVMPELMHAPFDRQSAYRYFGVALGIALGHFVLATRERYRAEVSQWMDRSRRSHRELADALAQRTSIMAGRERAERSLRDSEAVLRKVFDTLTDSMAITRMSDGATLEVNREFLKTGYTREEVLGVSPLKLGRWSRPQLRDFVRELRAHGRVRNFEADLRNRDGRIVPSLVSATMVEIAGGECVISIGHDISTRKRAERELSAAREALTVELRELELSRSQVVASEERLRKVLEATGDSITLIRLKDGRYLDVNQAFSDLTGYTRDEALGHSPMELVLWHDPEQLQRLLRLLKTEGRVRSLECTLRMKDGRLTDHLVSASLINLGGETCIVAATRDVTEIKRTERELRAAREALSAERRELEASQARLRSEIAERETARRQLRQGEESLRRIFDAGLDAITIKRLRDGRYIDVNNGFEMFGYTREEARRKTAEELGIWADQQQLAAFTEKIGREGRIRNFDSLCRTRDGRIIPSLVSAVTVELGGEPCVVSFVRDISALKQTERELIAAREAALAGSAAKSQLLSMMSHEIRTPMNAVFGMADLLWETPLTGEQRLYLETMRNNSASLLNLIDGILDLSKVESGRLSLEYSDFDLAELAEGATETMAPQAHEKGLELALRIPCALPTAVVGDPLRLRQILINLLGNAIKFTARGEVTLTIEAAEDAQADAEGAAAAPGPAATVRRARLRFVVRDTGIGIPADRQEAIFLSFTQTDSTIGHRCGGSGLGLAIVKRLVELMNGSIAVESRPGAGSAFSFTIALALQPGTPAKASAISASIARLEGKRLLLVDDSSTSRAIVAELLAHTGAEVEVATDGGAALGQVERARGEGRPYDAIVADHRALEAGEGALARHILGAAPAPGEALVLMLAANNLNAQLERLRAGGFEQGPRCRYLLKPVRRAQLWATLAAACSVGAGGHAYSNGAHAAAGHSAPRDTFIQQAPPPRAAAVIDRPLRILLAEDSADNRLVIQGYLKDTPYLLDHAENGEVAVQKFAAGHYDAILMDLQTPVMDGYEAVAAIRRSSRETAAGPRRLSRLPLSLMKKPCEGV; encoded by the coding sequence TTGGCCGGTTTCGAGATTCTCTATCTCGTCGCCGATTTTTTCATTCCTCCGCCGCTGAAGCTCGCGGACGCCGTGCTGCACGCCGCCGCTGTTGGGTTAACCCTCTGCGTATTCGCGCTCACGTATTTACGATGGTTCGAACGCCACTGGCGGCTGGTCTGCCTGGCAAACCTGATCGCGATTCACGCACTGACCCTCAAGTTGCGCCTCCTCACGGGCGACCTCGTACCGCTTACCATCACTCTCACCTTCACTCTGATCGGTACGGGTGCGCTACTTGAGTGGTCCGCTCGCTGGCAGGCGGGGTTGAGCGTGGTCGCATTGGCGACGGCAGTGATGCCGGAATTGATGCACGCGCCGTTCGACAGACAGAGCGCTTATCGATATTTCGGTGTCGCGCTGGGGATCGCACTCGGTCACTTCGTCCTTGCGACGCGCGAGCGGTACCGCGCGGAAGTGTCCCAGTGGATGGACCGTTCGCGCAGGAGCCATAGGGAGCTGGCCGATGCGCTCGCCCAGCGCACGTCGATTATGGCCGGGCGCGAGCGAGCTGAGCGAAGCCTGCGCGATAGCGAAGCGGTGCTGCGCAAGGTCTTCGACACCCTCACCGACAGCATGGCGATCACGCGCATGTCCGACGGCGCCACGCTGGAGGTCAACCGCGAATTCCTCAAGACCGGCTATACGCGGGAAGAAGTCCTCGGCGTTTCCCCTCTCAAGCTGGGCCGCTGGTCCCGCCCGCAGCTGCGCGACTTTGTGCGTGAGCTGCGCGCGCACGGCAGGGTGCGCAATTTCGAGGCCGATCTGCGTAACAGGGATGGCCGAATAGTGCCGAGCCTCGTTTCCGCGACGATGGTCGAGATCGCCGGCGGGGAATGCGTAATCTCGATCGGGCACGACATCTCTACGCGTAAGCGAGCGGAACGCGAACTGTCCGCGGCGCGAGAAGCACTGACCGTTGAGCTGCGCGAGCTGGAGCTCAGCCGCAGCCAGGTCGTTGCCAGCGAGGAGAGGCTGCGCAAGGTGCTCGAGGCTACGGGCGACAGTATCACCCTTATCCGTCTCAAAGACGGCCGCTATCTCGACGTCAACCAGGCCTTTTCCGACCTGACCGGTTACACGCGCGACGAGGCGCTCGGGCACAGCCCGATGGAATTGGTCCTGTGGCACGACCCCGAGCAGCTCCAGCGCCTGTTACGGCTGCTCAAGACCGAGGGACGCGTGCGCAGCCTGGAATGCACTTTGCGGATGAAGGACGGACGCCTGACCGATCACCTGGTCTCCGCTTCACTCATCAACCTCGGCGGCGAGACCTGCATCGTCGCGGCGACGCGCGACGTGACCGAGATCAAACGCACCGAGCGCGAATTACGCGCCGCGCGCGAGGCGCTTTCGGCCGAGCGGCGCGAGCTCGAGGCGAGCCAGGCCCGGCTGCGCAGCGAAATCGCCGAGCGCGAAACAGCACGGCGCCAGCTCCGCCAGGGCGAAGAGAGCCTGCGCCGAATTTTCGACGCCGGCCTCGACGCGATCACGATCAAGCGCCTGCGCGACGGTCGCTATATCGACGTCAACAACGGCTTCGAGATGTTCGGCTATACGCGGGAGGAGGCGCGGAGAAAAACGGCGGAGGAGCTTGGAATCTGGGCCGATCAGCAGCAGCTCGCGGCCTTCACTGAAAAGATCGGGCGGGAGGGGCGGATTAGGAATTTCGACTCGCTGTGCCGGACTCGAGACGGAAGGATTATACCGTCGCTCGTTTCCGCGGTTACGGTTGAACTGGGCGGCGAACCGTGCGTGGTTTCCTTCGTACGTGACATCAGCGCGCTCAAACAGACCGAGCGCGAGTTGATTGCCGCGCGCGAAGCGGCGCTGGCAGGTTCGGCGGCAAAGTCTCAATTACTCTCGATGATGTCGCACGAGATTCGCACGCCGATGAACGCGGTCTTCGGGATGGCCGATCTGCTGTGGGAAACCCCGCTCACCGGCGAACAGCGCCTCTATCTCGAAACCATGCGCAACAACAGCGCCTCGTTGCTCAACCTGATAGACGGCATCCTCGACCTCTCCAAGGTCGAGAGCGGACGGCTCAGCCTCGAGTACTCTGATTTCGACCTGGCCGAACTGGCCGAAGGCGCGACGGAAACGATGGCGCCGCAGGCGCATGAGAAGGGTCTCGAACTGGCGCTGCGCATTCCTTGCGCGCTTCCCACGGCGGTCGTCGGCGATCCGCTGCGTCTGCGGCAAATCCTGATAAACCTGCTCGGCAACGCGATCAAATTTACCGCACGCGGCGAAGTGACCTTGACCATCGAGGCGGCCGAGGACGCGCAGGCGGACGCCGAAGGCGCGGCCGCCGCTCCCGGCCCGGCCGCGACGGTCAGACGTGCGAGGCTGCGCTTCGTCGTCCGCGACACGGGTATCGGAATTCCGGCGGATCGGCAGGAAGCGATCTTCTTGAGCTTTACCCAGACGGATTCGACGATCGGCCACAGGTGCGGCGGCAGCGGCCTTGGCCTCGCGATCGTAAAACGCCTGGTCGAGTTGATGAACGGAAGCATCGCGGTCGAAAGCCGGCCGGGCGCGGGCAGCGCTTTCAGTTTCACCATCGCGCTCGCGCTTCAACCCGGCACGCCTGCGAAGGCCTCGGCGATTTCGGCATCCATCGCGCGCCTTGAGGGCAAGCGCCTGCTGCTGGTCGACGACTCGTCAACGAGCCGCGCCATCGTAGCCGAATTGCTGGCCCACACCGGCGCCGAGGTAGAGGTGGCCACAGACGGCGGCGCCGCGCTAGGCCAGGTCGAGCGTGCGCGAGGCGAGGGACGGCCCTATGACGCGATCGTCGCCGACCATCGCGCGCTGGAGGCCGGCGAAGGCGCGCTCGCACGGCATATCCTTGGTGCGGCGCCTGCGCCCGGCGAAGCTTTGGTGCTGATGCTTGCGGCGAATAACCTCAATGCACAGCTCGAACGGCTGCGTGCGGGTGGTTTCGAGCAAGGCCCGCGTTGCCGCTACCTGCTCAAGCCCGTGCGGCGTGCGCAGCTTTGGGCGACGCTCGCCGCGGCGTGCAGCGTCGGAGCCGGCGGCCATGCCTACAGCAACGGCGCCCATGCGGCCGCCGGCCATTCCGCGCCGCGTGACACCTTCATTCAGCAGGCGCCCCCACCTCGCGCAGCGGCCGTGATCGACAGGCCGCTCAGAATTCTGCTGGCGGAAGACTCGGCCGATAATCGCCTCGTAATTCAGGGCTATCTGAAAGATACGCCCTACCTGCTCGACCATGCCGAGAACGGCGAGGTCGCGGTGCAGAAGTTCGCAGCCGGCCATTACGACGCTATTCTGATGGATCTCCAGACGCCGGTGATGGACGGCTATGAAGCGGTGGCCGCGATTCGCCGCTCGAGCAGGGAGACCGCCGCCGGCCCACGCCGATTATCGCGCTTACCGCTTTCGCTCATGAAGAAGCCCTGCGAAGGAGTTTGA
- a CDS encoding aminotransferase class I/II-fold pyridoxal phosphate-dependent enzyme, giving the protein MSKVIRAIETKLIHAGEPDPLIGGAVAMPIFQSATFAYRGEQNYHDLRYIRLSNTPNHDVLHRKLAALENAEAALVTGSGMAAISATLLALLGAGDRLLAQDCLYGGTHDLLTADLPALQIGADFIDAGDPASWREQLTGRTRAIYVETVSNPLMGVANLRAVVEFAAAHGLVSIIDNTFASPVNFRPAEVGFDLSLHSCTKYLNGHSDIVAGAVIGRAELVEKVSHKLNHLGGVLDPHACFLLHRGMKTLAVRVRYQNESALKIARFFEAHPKVRRVKYPGLESSPDHPRARELLDGFGGMLSFELEGGVAAAERFIDHVTLPISAPSLGGVESLITRPATTSHSGMTPQERARAGIAEGLIRFSVGLEATEDLIEDFTRALAAC; this is encoded by the coding sequence ATGTCGAAGGTTATCCGGGCAATCGAAACCAAACTGATTCACGCCGGCGAGCCCGACCCGCTCATCGGCGGCGCGGTCGCTATGCCGATTTTCCAGTCCGCGACCTTTGCCTATCGCGGCGAGCAGAATTACCACGACCTCCGCTACATCCGGCTGAGCAACACGCCGAATCACGACGTGCTGCATCGCAAGCTGGCGGCGCTCGAAAATGCAGAGGCGGCGCTGGTGACGGGAAGCGGGATGGCGGCGATTTCCGCCACATTGCTCGCGCTGCTCGGCGCGGGCGACCGTCTGCTCGCCCAGGATTGTCTGTACGGCGGCACTCACGACCTGCTGACGGCCGACCTGCCTGCGCTTCAGATTGGCGCCGACTTCATCGACGCCGGCGACCCGGCGTCGTGGCGCGAACAGCTCACTGGGCGCACGCGCGCGATCTATGTCGAGACGGTTTCCAACCCGCTGATGGGTGTGGCGAACCTGCGCGCGGTGGTCGAGTTCGCCGCGGCCCACGGCCTCGTGTCGATCATCGACAACACCTTCGCAAGCCCGGTCAATTTCCGCCCGGCGGAGGTCGGCTTCGACCTGTCCTTGCACAGCTGCACCAAGTACTTAAACGGCCACTCCGACATCGTGGCCGGCGCGGTTATCGGACGCGCGGAGTTGGTCGAAAAGGTCTCGCACAAGCTCAACCATCTGGGCGGCGTTCTCGATCCGCACGCCTGCTTCCTCCTTCATCGCGGGATGAAAACGCTTGCGGTGCGAGTGCGTTATCAGAACGAGAGCGCGCTCAAGATCGCGCGCTTCTTTGAGGCTCATCCGAAGGTGCGGCGGGTCAAGTACCCGGGACTCGAGAGCAGCCCCGACCATCCGCGCGCCCGTGAGCTGCTCGACGGTTTCGGTGGGATGCTGAGCTTCGAGCTCGAAGGCGGCGTGGCTGCCGCGGAACGGTTTATCGACCACGTGACGCTGCCGATCTCGGCGCCGAGCCTGGGCGGCGTCGAAAGCCTGATCACGCGGCCGGCAACGACGTCGCACTCCGGGATGACGCCGCAGGAACGCGCACGCGCGGGAATCGCGGAAGGATTGATCCGGTTCTCGGTGGGTCTCGAGGCTACCGAAGATCTGATCGAAGACTTTACGCGTGCACTCGCTGCCTGCTGA